ACAAGGTCTCTGCTGGCACGCCATGGCCCCCTCCCATGGTGGTGTCAACGCCACTACCGGAGTAGTGCCAACACCATCAGATCTGGTCCCCGGCGAGGTTAGCTTGGAGTTACAACGCCGTTGGGGGCAGCGGGTTCTAGAGAGGGCGCGTGGAAGTCATGGTTGCGACATACCTGAAGAGATGGGTCGGCAACCGCATTCTGAGCAGGACCACCCGCAGGGGTGGTCTCGACCTGTCGAAGATGCGGATGTTTCCCAGCCAGGTCTCGATGCCGTTGCGCCGCGAGGGGCTCGATCCGGTCCCGGAGCTGGCCCAGGTGCGCGAGACCGAGCCGGTGCACAAGCTGGCTCATCTGTTCGGGCTGAACGTCTTTGTCGTGAGCGGTCACGCCGAGGCGAAGGCCGTGCTCGCCGACAGCACCAACTTCAGCAACGACATCCGGCCGCTGGTCGGCTCGGACCCGAACAAGCCGTCGGAGGGCATCGGGGGTCTCGGGTTCACCGATCCGCCGGACCACACGCGGCTGCGGAAACTGCTGACGCCCGAGTTCACCAAGCGCAAGCTTGCCCGGCTGGAGCCGGCGATCGAGAGGATCGTCAACGACCAGCTGGACCTGATGGAGGCCAAGGGCCCGGTCGCGGACATCGTCGCCGACTTCGCGTTCAACGTGCCGTTCCTGCTGATCGCGGACCTGCTCGGCGTCGAGGAGTCCGACCGTGATCGCTTCCGTGCGCTCGGACCGGCCCGGTTCGACCTGTCCGGCGGCGGTATCGGGGTGTTCGGGTCGGCTTCGGAGTCGCGGGACTTCCTGTTCGAGATCGTCCGCAAGCAGCGGCAGAACCCCGGTGACGGGCTGATCGGTTCGATCATCCGGGAGCAGGGCGACGACCTCGACGACATCGAGCTCGGCGGGCTGGCGGACGGGGTGTTCCTGGGCGGGTACGAGACGTCCGCGAGCATGCTCGCGCTGGGCACGCTGGTGCTGCTGCGCGACCCGGCGAACTTCGAGCGGATCCGCAACGAGCCCGGTGCGGTCGACGTGATCGTCGAGGAACTGCTGCGGTACCTGACCGTGGTGCAGGTCGCCTTCCCGCGGTTCGCCCGGCACGACCAGGAGCTGTTCGGTCAGCAGGTGAAGAAGGGCGACCTGGTCGCGGTGTCGCTGTCCGGGGCGGATCGGGACAAGCAGGTCTTCGGCGCGGACGCCGAGGACTTCTACCCCCGTCGTACGGTGTCCTCCGCGCATCTGGCGTTCGGCCACGGCATGCACCGGTGCGTCGGCGCCGAACTGGCCCGGATGGAGCTCCGCGCGGCCTTCACCGCCCTCGCACACCGCTTCCCGGACCTGTCCCTGGCCGTCCCCGAGGAACAACTCCGCTTCCGCGACTTCTCGATCGTCTACGGCGTAGAGACCCTCCCCGTACGCCTCCACGCAACCGCCGCCGAACAGGTCGCCGGCTGACCCGTGACATCGGAGTACGTAGCTAGCCTGCCCCGGAAGCGGATGGCAGCCGGGGTGCTGTTCCGGTCGTCCGACGGGCGGGTGCTCCTGGTCGAGCCGTCGTACAAGCCGAACTGGGAGATCCCCGGTGGCGCGGTCGAAGCTGACGAGTCACCGTGGGCCGCTGCGGCCCGGGAGCTGGTCGAGGAGCTCGGCACGGAACGACCTCTAGGGCGCCTGCTAGTCGTCGACCACGTGCACGCGTACGACGGACGGCCGGACGCCATGGTGTTCGTCTTCGACGGAGGTGTCGTGACCGACGCCGACGTCGCGGCCTTCACCTTCACCGACGGCGAGATCGTGTCGGCTGGCCTGTACACGCTGGCGCAGGCCAACACCCTCGGCAAACCCATGCTCGCCCACCGCCTCGAAGCCGCGGTCGCCGCCGTCCAGGAGGGTGCCGTCGTACTTTGCGAGCACGGCGAGCGGGTGGGTTAGGTCAGCTGGAAGCGTTGGGCGAAGTGGGTTAGGTCTTCTGGGTCTGGGGTGGTTACGACCAGGCGGGTGACGCCTTGGGATTCGTAGGAGGCTACGGCTTCTGGGGTTAGGTCTATGGAGCCCCAGCGGGTGTACTCGAGGTCGTCGCGGGTTGACGTGGCCAGCTTCCACTGGGTGGCGCGTTCGGCTGGGGTTAGTGCTCCGCCTGGGAAGTAGCCGTCGCCTCGTGTCGCGGCGCGGCGGGCTGCGGCTCGGCTGGAGCCGCCGATGTGGATCGGCAGCGGCGCCAGCGGATGCGGGAAGCTGCTCAGGTCCTCGAACTCGAAGAACTCACCCGAGTAGCTGACGCGATCACCTGACCAGAGCAGCCGCAGTACGTCGATCGCCTCGTCCGTACGTCGTCCGCGGGACGCGAAGTCCACACCCACCGCCCGAGCCTCGCCAGGCAGACTTCCCAGGCCGACGGTCAGCAGCCGCATCCGCCCCTTCGACAGCACGTCGAGGGTCGCCAGCCGCTTCGCCAGCACCACCGGATGGTGGTACGGCAGCAACAGCACGGCCGTCCCGAGCAGGAGCCGTTCCGTGGACGCTGCCACGAACCCGAGGAGCTCGAGCGGATCGCCGTACGGCAGATCGGTCGGGATCTCGAACCCGCCGAAGCTGGCGCCGCGATACAGCGCCACGTGCTCCGGAACGTACAACCCCTCGAACCCGCACTCCTCAGCGCGCCGCGCGAACCGGACCAGCCGGTCCGGATCCATCCCGTACGCCGGCGTGCTGTAACTCACCGCGAATCTCACCACCGAACCCTAAAACCCTGCCCCCAGGGTCAACGCAAACAAGACAAGACGGGCTCTTGCGCCCGATGTGTGGGTGTCGTGCTGCCGGCTGACGGGTTATGTGTCCGATGACGGGAAGTAGCAGGCCAGCAGTGAAAGAACCCGCCAGCGGCGACCTGCCGGCGGTCTCACCGGGGGAGCCGGCTGGGTGATCGGGGTTGGTGGCGGCACGGCGCCTCGCGGGTCGGGTGATGTGCAAGCTCGACAGGTAGTGCACCGGTGAGACGGTGTACGCAGGGACGCGTTCACGCTCAGGTGCACTACCCGGCCAGCTGACATGTCCTGTCGAGCTGCAGATTTGGGGCTAGGCCCGCTGTCCGGTCCGGTGTGTGGGTGGTGGTGGCCGTATGCGGGGACTTGGGATAGGCCGTGGTGGGTTGGCACCTGACATGGCCTGTCTCCACCCACCATCTCCTATCTCCAGTCACCACTGCCGCG
This Kribbella sp. NBC_00482 DNA region includes the following protein-coding sequences:
- a CDS encoding NUDIX hydrolase yields the protein MAAGVLFRSSDGRVLLVEPSYKPNWEIPGGAVEADESPWAAAARELVEELGTERPLGRLLVVDHVHAYDGRPDAMVFVFDGGVVTDADVAAFTFTDGEIVSAGLYTLAQANTLGKPMLAHRLEAAVAAVQEGAVVLCEHGERVG
- a CDS encoding TIGR03619 family F420-dependent LLM class oxidoreductase, with protein sequence MRFAVSYSTPAYGMDPDRLVRFARRAEECGFEGLYVPEHVALYRGASFGGFEIPTDLPYGDPLELLGFVAASTERLLLGTAVLLLPYHHPVVLAKRLATLDVLSKGRMRLLTVGLGSLPGEARAVGVDFASRGRRTDEAIDVLRLLWSGDRVSYSGEFFEFEDLSSFPHPLAPLPIHIGGSSRAAARRAATRGDGYFPGGALTPAERATQWKLATSTRDDLEYTRWGSIDLTPEAVASYESQGVTRLVVTTPDPEDLTHFAQRFQLT
- a CDS encoding cytochrome P450, with amino-acid sequence MVATYLKRWVGNRILSRTTRRGGLDLSKMRMFPSQVSMPLRREGLDPVPELAQVRETEPVHKLAHLFGLNVFVVSGHAEAKAVLADSTNFSNDIRPLVGSDPNKPSEGIGGLGFTDPPDHTRLRKLLTPEFTKRKLARLEPAIERIVNDQLDLMEAKGPVADIVADFAFNVPFLLIADLLGVEESDRDRFRALGPARFDLSGGGIGVFGSASESRDFLFEIVRKQRQNPGDGLIGSIIREQGDDLDDIELGGLADGVFLGGYETSASMLALGTLVLLRDPANFERIRNEPGAVDVIVEELLRYLTVVQVAFPRFARHDQELFGQQVKKGDLVAVSLSGADRDKQVFGADAEDFYPRRTVSSAHLAFGHGMHRCVGAELARMELRAAFTALAHRFPDLSLAVPEEQLRFRDFSIVYGVETLPVRLHATAAEQVAG